In bacterium, a single window of DNA contains:
- a CDS encoding ABC transporter permease, producing the protein MSTEAPALRPKGALKSRVIRTLEGLGLEIFVPAIRLATGEEPAAQVRDLMKSVGVPLLSIGVFLVLWASLAASVETSIGSVPGPTQVWTEAKSLVDEHYAERAKEVAFYERMAKKKEEWLAKGKTWKDRKYSGKPTYFDQIWTSLQTVFAGFLVASLLAVPIGILCGLSTTMNAAFAPLIQVFKPVSPLAWLPIVMILVSALYTSEDPFFEKSFISSALTVSLCSLWPTLVNTALGVASVDQDHLNVARVLKLPWSTRVFKIVVPSALPLIFTGLRLSLGVGWMVLIAAEMLAQNPGLGKFVWDMFQNGSSQTLAQIMVAVFTIGLIGFALDRLMVALQRSVSFDGTVSA; encoded by the coding sequence ATGTCTACGGAAGCGCCCGCCCTTCGACCGAAGGGCGCCCTCAAGTCCCGAGTGATCCGGACACTCGAGGGATTGGGCCTCGAGATCTTCGTTCCAGCCATCCGACTCGCAACCGGAGAAGAGCCCGCCGCGCAGGTGCGTGACCTGATGAAGTCGGTCGGCGTTCCGCTCCTCTCGATCGGGGTCTTCCTCGTCCTCTGGGCGTCGCTGGCCGCCTCGGTCGAGACCAGCATCGGGTCGGTCCCCGGCCCGACGCAGGTCTGGACCGAAGCGAAGTCGCTGGTCGACGAGCACTACGCCGAGCGCGCGAAGGAGGTCGCCTTCTACGAGCGGATGGCGAAGAAGAAGGAGGAGTGGCTCGCGAAGGGGAAGACCTGGAAGGACCGGAAGTACTCCGGGAAGCCGACCTATTTCGACCAGATCTGGACGAGTCTCCAGACCGTGTTCGCCGGGTTCCTGGTCGCTTCACTCCTGGCGGTCCCAATCGGGATCCTCTGCGGTCTGTCGACGACGATGAATGCGGCCTTCGCGCCGCTCATCCAGGTCTTCAAGCCGGTCTCGCCCCTGGCGTGGCTGCCGATCGTGATGATCCTGGTGAGCGCGCTCTATACCTCCGAGGATCCCTTCTTCGAGAAATCGTTCATCAGCTCGGCGCTGACGGTGAGTCTCTGCTCGCTCTGGCCGACCCTCGTGAATACCGCGCTCGGCGTCGCGTCGGTCGACCAGGATCACCTGAACGTGGCGCGGGTGCTCAAGCTTCCGTGGTCGACGCGGGTGTTCAAGATCGTCGTGCCCTCGGCGCTGCCGCTGATCTTCACCGGGCTGCGACTCTCTCTTGGCGTCGGCTGGATGGTGCTGATCGCGGCGGAGATGCTGGCCCAGAACCCGGGCCTCGGGAAATTCGTCTGGGACATGTTCCAGAACGGCAGCTCTCAGACGTTGGCCCAGATCATGGTCGCGGTGTTCACGATCGGCCTCATCGGATTCGCGCTCGATCGGCTGATGGTCGCCCTCCAGCGTTCGGTCAGCTTCGACGGCACGGTGTCGGCATGA